In one window of Branchiostoma floridae strain S238N-H82 chromosome 14, Bfl_VNyyK, whole genome shotgun sequence DNA:
- the LOC118430546 gene encoding uncharacterized protein LOC118430546, with translation MLKGRLSLLCKEMAGKSTFCIVKILRSIALISIVSSTVVMEEEKLWTAITQKDPDAWWTVDKDDCNQYILYIGDKTVDEFLGEVEKTVVTSFDRPILDEFKFSHVKVQFEKATRKPALLPVAHFRPMYSSVGRLHLESCITADQFVEAWTKMIYNFASDEDKESENEDALRSEEEEDSDGSISNDNHSNQEEESNDSHSNQEEESNDSHSNQEEESNDSHSNQEEESNDSHSNQEEESNDSHSNQEEQSNNGRSNQEEESNNGRSNQEEQSNNGRSNQEEQSNNGRSNQEQSNNGRSNQEEQSNNGRSNQKEQSNNGRSNQEEQSNNGHSNQEEQSNNGHSNQEEQSNNGRSNQEEESNNGRSNQEEQSNNGPSNKEQQSNVGHVNQDETLLEAVGCCVGTFKLSIEQLEHPEKSRQVRALNERHVENLKKSFLTAGSLTFQSAGSLVGLIKREDCPTVKDFEKGKLQTYRVEILDGNHRLEAQRRALMETKNVEKRQMFSKREVTLYAGLPDDICLATGILHNNTGAQHMSMSDMDMTQLFRNILLSFLKTTEEELKEDSVLEGTTDYFSHIRDKILRLPADDKHALKAKFDTYRIRLKLAQLSPRCYKLAMMFFTAEKIRGKDMKASTFKWLQGTSEEEIYRLLCKATANSPVTRQHLKEAAEEATGNKSAKLMDKCKMTLKAGLIECKEGGKTVKYKHIEVTAGRKITTLTAEELKACLSGKASTTAKGSRPGTTGPSASRAKTSRSATTGPSVSRAKTSRSGKTGPSTSPAKTSRSGKTGPSTSPAKTSRSGKTGPSTSRAKTSRSGTTGPSTSPAKTSRSGTTGPSTSPAKTSRSGKTGPSTSPAKRSRSGTTAEGTTPAKQKKKRKLSRDDQYQAAKAAIERSAPSINKSDPFYEDVRLESTLSMKVGDIVIVDPGQKQHKANDPWVVVVMDVKRGNIEVKFLNGGYGLPWDVSGYAPTTCDLKKVAAKVWFPILPLGTQKMPKDIEEKVKELHEVSLNPNV, from the exons atgctaaagggtagacttagcttactatgtaaagaaatggcaggaaaatctactttttgtattgtcaaaatattACGTAGCATAGCTTTAATCAGTATTGTTTCGTCCACAGTTGTCATGGAAGAAGAAAAACTGTGGACAGCGATCACTCAGAAGGATCCTGACGCGTGGTGGACAGTGGATAAAGACGACTGCAACCAGTACATCCTGTACATCGGTGATAAAACAGTTGATGAATTCCTGG GTGAAGTGGAGAAAACTGTCGTGACATCTTTTGACCGACCGATACTGGATGAATTCAAGTTCAGCCATGTTAAG GTGCAGTTTGAAAAGGCTACCAGGAAACCAGCCCTCTTGCCTGTTGCACATTTCCGCCCCATGTACTCTTCGGTGGGAAGGCTTCATCTAGAATCTTGCATCACAGCAGACCAGTTTGTTGAGGCCTGGACTAAAATGATTTACAACTTTGCCAGTGATGAAGATAaggaaagtgaaaatgaagatgCTCTTAGAAGTGAAGAAGAGGAGGACTCTGATGGTAGCATCAGTAACGACAACCACAGCAACCAGGAGGAGGAAAGCAACGACAGCCACAGCAACCAGGAGGAGGAAAGCAACGACAGCCACAGCAACCAGGAGGAGGAAAGCAACGACAGCCACAGCAACCAGGAGGAGGAAAGCAACGACAGCCACAGCAACCAGGAGGAGGAAAGCAACGACAGCCACAGCAACCAGGAGGAGCAAAGCAACAACGGCCGTAGCAACCAGGAGGAGGAAAGCAACAACGGCCGTAGCAACCAGGAGGAGCAAAGCAACAACGGCCGTAGCAACCAGGAGGAGCAAAGCAACAACGGCCGTAGCAACCAGGAGCAAAGCAACAACGGCCGTAGCAACCAGGAGGAGCAAAGCAACAACGGCCGTAGCAACCAGAAGGAGCAAAGCAACAACGGCCGTAGCAACCAGGAGGAGCAAAGCAACAACGGCCATAGCAACCAGGAGGAGCAAAGCAACAACGGCCATAGCAACCAGGAGGAGCAAAGCAACAACGGCCGTAGCAACCAGGAGGAGGAAAGCAACAACGGCCGTAGCAACCAGGAGGAGCAAAGCAACAATGGCCCTAGCAACAAGGAGCAGCAAAGCAATGTTGGCCACGTCAACCAGGATGAGACATTGTTGGAGGCTGTAGGCTGTTGTGTCGGAACATTTAAGCTCAGTATTGAGCAGCTGGAGCACCCAGAAAAGTCCAGGCAGGTGCGTGCCCTAAACGAGAGACATGTGGAGAACCTGAAAAAGAGCTTCCTGACAGCTGGAAGCCTTACCTTCCAATCAGCGGGATCATTGGTCGGTCTGATCAAGAGGGAGGACTGCCCTACAGTGAAGGACTTTGAAAAAGGAAAGCTGCAAACGTATCGTGTAGAAATATTAGATGGCAACCATCGCTTGGAGGCCCAGCGAAGAGCGCTAATGGAAacaaaaaatgtagaaaaaaggCAGATGTTCTCCAAGAGAGAAGTTACTCTATATGCAGGCCTACCAGATGATATCTGCCTCGCTACTGGTATCTTGCACAACAACACAGGAGCGCAGCACATGTCCATGAGTGACATGGACATGACACAACTCTTCAGGAACATCCTGCTGTCATTCCTGAAGACTACAGAGGAAGAACTCAAGGAAGACAGTGTCTTAGAAGGTACAACGGATTACTTTAGCCACATCCGGGACAAGATCCTCAGACTACCAGCAGATGACAAGCACGCTTtg AAAGCAAAGTTTGATACCTACAGGATCCGCCTGAAGCTTGCCCAGCTCAGCCCAAGGTGCTACAAGCTGGCCATGATGTTTTTCACGGCAGAGAAGATAAGAGGAAAAGACATGAAGGCATCAACCTTCAAATGGCTCCAGGGGACGTCTGAGGAAGAAATCTACAGGCTTTTGTGTAAAGCCACCGCCAATTCGCCAGTCACCCGACAGCATCTCAAGGAAGCCGCTGAAGAAGCTACTGGGAATAAGTCAGCTAAACTAATG GACAAGTGTAAGATGACACTTAAAGCTGGACTCATCGAGTGCAAAGAAGGAGGGAAGACTGTAAAATACAAGCACATAGAGGTGACGGCAGGTCGAAAGATTACAACCCTGACTGCAGAAGAATTGAAAGCCTGCCTATCAG GCAAGGCATCAACCACAGCAAAAGGGTCAAGGCCAGGAACAACAGGACCCTCTGCATCCCGAGCGAAGACGTCAAGGTCAGCAACAACAGGACCCTCTGTATCCCGAGCGAAGACGTCAAGGTCAGGAAAAACAGGACCCTCTACATCCCCAGCGAAGACGTCAAGGTCAGGAAAAACAGGACCCTCTACATCCCCAGCGAAGACGTCAAGGTCAGGAAAAACAGGACCCTCTACATCCCGAGCGAAGACGTCAAGGTCAGGAACAACAGGACCCTCTACATCCCCAGCGAAGACGTCAAGGTCAGGAACAACAGGACCCTCTACATCCCCAGCGAAGACGTCAAGGTCAGGAAAAACAGGACCCTCTACATCCCCAGCGAAGAGGTCAAGGTCAGGAACAACAGCAGAGGGGACAACTCCAGCTAAAC aaaagaaaaaaagaaagctgAGCAGAGATGACCAGTATCAAGCAGCAAAGGCAGCAATTGAACGTTCAGCACCATCAATCAACAAGTCGGATCCCTTCTATGAGGACGTCAGGTTAGAGTCTACTCTCAGCATGAAAGTAGGCGACATTGTTATTGTAGATCCaggacaaaaacaacataaagCCAATGACCCTTGGGTGGTGGTTGTAATGGATGTCAAACGAGGTAATATTGAGGTGAAGTTCCTAAATGGTGGATATGGGCTGCCATGGGACGTGAGCGGATATGCGCCCACAACCTGCGACTTGAAAAAGGTGGCAGCCAAAGTTTGGTTCCCCATTCTTCCACTTGGTACGCAAAAGATGCCAAAAGATATAGAGGAAAAG